The window CTGGTTGAAGCTTGCCTGTGCGTCGACGAGATTGTCGCCGGAAACGAGCGCGCGGCGTTCCACCAGATAGGGAACCGGCGGATCGTCCTGCGAATAGAGAACCTCGGAGGTGGCCGGCGGACGGCCGTTCATCGCTTCCTGCACCGGCATCGTCGTGTCGACCATGCGGAAGGACAGCTTTGCCGTCTGGTTGAGGAGAGATTTCAGGCGCTGCGGGTCCTGAAGGCCCGGCACCTGCACGATGATGCGGTCGGAACCCTGACGCTGGATGAGCGGCTCGGTGGTGCCGACTTCGTCAACGCGGCGACGTACGACTTCGATGGACTGCGACACGGCCGAAGACAGGCGGTAGTCGATGCCTTCATCGCTCAGGTTGAGCCTGAGAAGATTGTCGCCGCCATCGCTCATCGTCACTTCGGTGATGGAACCGCCGACCAGCGTGCCGGCGGACACCGGCTGCGTCAGGTCGCGAAGCGCAGTCTTGGCCGCTTCGTATTGAGCGGGATCGCTGATACGAACCTGAATCTGCTGGCCGTTGCCCGTGAGCCCGGAATAGCGGATGTTGGCGTCGCGAAGCTGCGTGCGCACATCGCCGACGATCGTTTCAAGCCGTTCCTTGACAATGTCGGAACGCTCGATCTTGAGCATGATGTGCGAACCGCCCTGAAGGTCGAGACCGAGCGTTACCTTGTTGTCCTTGTACCAGGCAGGCATGCTCTCCAGCTGTTTGTCCGAAAACAGGTTGGGAGAGGCGATGAAGACGCTTGCCAGCACAAGCAGCCAGATGAAGACTGTTTTCCAACGGGAAAAATGAAGCATTTCGATCTCGGTCAGGGTTGGGGTTGCGCTGATGACGCAACCCGTCAAATTCGGAAGCGGGCGTCCGGTTATCCGGCAGGATCAGGAAGCGGCTTCCGTCTTGACCACTTCGCCCTTCACGCGCACTTCGGCAATATAGGCACGAGCGGCACGGATTTTCACGCCTTCGGCGATTTCGACTTCCAGTTCATTGTCGTCGATGACCTTGGTCACCTTGCCGACGATGCCGCCGCCGAGAACGACCTGATCGCCACGGCGAATGCTGGTCAGCGTCTCCTGACGCTTCTTCATCTGCGCGCGCTGCGGACGGATGAGGAAAAAGTACCAGACCACCATAAGCGGCGCAAACAGGAAAAGCATTTCAAGGCCAGACCCGAAGGCCGATGCGCCACCCGCTGCGTCCTGGGCAAAAGCTTGACTAATGAACATATAAAACTCCTCAACGATTACGGCACGACCTCTTATGCCGCCCCAGCTTTCAAGCCGCCGGAATATAGTGGGGAACGCCGGGATTGCAACAGATGCAGGCCGCCCGCCGTACCGATTCCGGACCTCTTAACCTTTATGGGCTGGAAACGCCATGCTAGGCCGGGCCGAAAACATCGTTTTGAACACGAGACAAGCGGAAGAAACACCATGATTCGAGAAGAGACGGCCACCCTGCTTCTTGCCGAACTGCGTAGACTGAACATTGCCGTGGAACGGCTCGCCGGCCCGGCACCCGCCATAAACGACTGGAATGCGGCCGATTGTTTCGTCTGGTCGCCGGTCAACTCCTTCCTGCAGCCGGTCGCACGTCCGAACCGCATTGCGCTGAAACTCATTCGTGGCGTTGACCATGTGCGCGACATCCTGCACGAAAACACGCTGCGTTTTGCCGATGGTTTTCCCGCCAATAACGTGCTGCTCTGGGGCGCGCGCGGCATGGGCAAATCCTCGCTGGTCAAGGCTGTTCACGAAGATGTGCGCGCAGCAAGCGGCGTTCCCCTGAAACTGGTCGAGGTGCACCGCGAGGATATCCACACCCTGCCCGCCTTGCTCGACATCTTGAAGGCTTCCGGTGAACGCGTCATCGTCTTCTGCGACGACCTCTCCTTCGACCACGACGACACGGCCTACAAATCCCTGAAGGCGGCGCTCGACGGCGGCATCGAGGGACGGCCGGACAATGTTCTGTTTTACGCCACGTCCAACCGCCGCCACCTTCTGCCGCGTCACATGATGGAAAACGAGCAGTCGACGGCCATCAACCCCTCGGAAGCGGTGGAGGAGAAAGTCTCGCTCTCGGATCGCTTCGGCCTCTGGCTCGGTTTCCACAAATGCGGTCAGGAAGACTACCTGACCATGATCGACAGCTATGCCACGCATTTCGATCTGGGACTCGATCGCGAAACCCTGCATCACGAGGCGCTGGAATGGGCCACCACGCGCGGAGGACGCTCCGGCCGTGTGGCCTGGCAATATATTCAGGATGCCGCCGGGCGCCTGAGGAAATCGATCGACAGATAGGCTGCGATCAAACAGCA is drawn from Agrobacterium tumefaciens and contains these coding sequences:
- the yajC gene encoding preprotein translocase subunit YajC; the encoded protein is MFISQAFAQDAAGGASAFGSGLEMLFLFAPLMVVWYFFLIRPQRAQMKKRQETLTSIRRGDQVVLGGGIVGKVTKVIDDNELEVEIAEGVKIRAARAYIAEVRVKGEVVKTEAAS
- a CDS encoding ATP-binding protein gives rise to the protein MIREETATLLLAELRRLNIAVERLAGPAPAINDWNAADCFVWSPVNSFLQPVARPNRIALKLIRGVDHVRDILHENTLRFADGFPANNVLLWGARGMGKSSLVKAVHEDVRAASGVPLKLVEVHREDIHTLPALLDILKASGERVIVFCDDLSFDHDDTAYKSLKAALDGGIEGRPDNVLFYATSNRRHLLPRHMMENEQSTAINPSEAVEEKVSLSDRFGLWLGFHKCGQEDYLTMIDSYATHFDLGLDRETLHHEALEWATTRGGRSGRVAWQYIQDAAGRLRKSIDR